A region from the Andrena cerasifolii isolate SP2316 chromosome 11, iyAndCera1_principal, whole genome shotgun sequence genome encodes:
- the LOC143374624 gene encoding atrial natriuretic peptide-converting enzyme isoform X2 — translation MTVAMEHKRKSSWDSKISVSTVSTRRFSRAGTPSSILSSDSDIRFTRKLGGQYRCGCCVLAAFLLFLLFSGVSIYLGYTFLTSDPPGDQIFLATFRVVEGDSFASELADPSTEAFRIRSREYRDRLNLIFRRSWLKISFLAAEILALDGSDGGDLVVHFDIRFDPRYQTITTPDVVDILSREISPESSKYLSNLTIDSQSLEVQESIKALNAQVSSQTTVSTPPPTTTAPPPRRCSNLDLSYCKHLPYNVTSYPNVLGHRSLVDVQEDVIAFRELVDAECYRLAYDFVCQVLQPACVPGQPEDLLQLPCRSFCREFWNGCGSRLPDRIKRLLDCSNFPEYADQGGCRAKPGCVQALQAKALSPRICDGVIDCPDLSDEKNCAYCRDGYMHCGIGRTCIPRGKRCDGKVDCTNGSDEKDCLSLAPSLRALKSQPADTPHAARYSSEGFVVFNEKGTIGKLCTANLNATLPATEMETVLQTAASSLCNLLTYTGVKSVNVRVDEEEDVQYVHMEDPSATEITFVRAPCPSKEVMYVECSELECGVQPLRAKSGMRGLNKMAEPGDWPWHVALFKEEVHVCDATLVAENWLITTASCFQGQPKAEWSARMGTIRLSSTSPWQQERRIVGMIKSPVEGSTTVLLKLDRPVNTFSDFVRPVCLPSNQDPPANASHCNTLGWARNRDLLQRVQLRHSAMERCENISIASVNTVCTEPAYSTDDCNEEELAGSPMLCLESDGSRWALMGVGSWRIACSKAGIERPRLYDKVSSNIAWIKSTIE, via the exons ATGACCGTCGCGATGGAACACAAGCGGAAGAGCTCGTGGGATTCGAAG ATCTCGGTGAGCACGGTGAGCACCAGAAGATTCAGCCGTGCCGGGACTCCGAGCTCGATTCTATCATCGGACAGTGACATTCGTTTCACGAGGAAACTCGGTGGACAATACCGCTGCGGTTGCTGCGTGCTGGCCGCGTTTTTGCTCTTCCTCCTGTTTTCGGGGGTCTCCATATACCTGGGCT ACACGTTCCTAACTTCGGACCCGCCAGGAGATCAGATCTTTTTGGCGACATTCCGAGTCGTCGAAGGAGACTCCTTCGCCTCGGAGTTAGCGGATCCTTCCACCGAAGCCTTTCGAATACGGTCCCGAGAGTATCGCGATCGGCTTAATCTAATCTTTCGTCGCAGCTGGCTGAAAATCTCTTTTCTCGCCGCGGAGATTTTAGCGCTAGATGG ATCGGATGGCGGCGATTTGGTAGTGCACTTTGATATTCGATTCGACCCACGATATCAGACGATCACGACGCCCGACGTGGTGGATATTCTGTCACGGGAGATCAGCCCCGAAAGCTCGAAATACTTGAGCAACCTGACGATAGACTCTCAGAGTCTCGAAGTGCAAGAGAGTATAAAGGCTCTGAACGCTCAAGTGAGTTCGCAAACGACCGTTTCAACACCCCCGCCGACGACCACGGCACCTCCTCCCAGACGGTGCAGCAATTTGGACTTGTCCTACTGTAAGCATCTTCCTTACAACGTCACGTCTTATCCGAACGTGTTGGGACACCGTTCGTTGGTTGACGTGCAAGAGGACGTGATCGCTTTCAG AGAACTGGTCGACGCCGAATGTTACCGTTTGGCGTACGATTTTGTGTGCCAAGTTCTGCAGCCAGCGTGCGTACCGGGGCAGCCGGAAGACCTTCTGCAGTTACCGTGCAGGAGCTTCTGCAGAGAGTTCTGGAACGGATGCGGCAGCCGACTTCCGGATAGAATCAAGCGGTTATTGGACTGCTCCAACTTTCCGGAGTACGCGGACCAAGGTGGTTGTAGAGCGAAACCAG GATGCGTGCAAGCGCTTCAAGCGAAAGCATTGTCACCGAGAATTTGCGACGGCGTGATCGACTGCCCTGACCTTTCCGACGAGAAGAATTGCGCTTACTGTCGCGATGGATACATGCACTGCGGCATAGGCAGAACGTGCATTCCACGGGGCAAGAGATGCGATGGAAAAGTGGACTGCACTAACGGCAGCGATGAAAAAGACTGCC TGTCTTTGGCGCCGAGTTTGCGAGCCTTGAAATCTCAACCTGCGGACACTCCACATGCCGCCAGGTACAGTAGCGAAGGCTTCGTGGTGTTCAACGAGAAAGGTACGATCGGCAAACTTTGCACCGCGAATCTTAACGCGACGCTGCCAGCAACGGAAATGGAGACCGTTCTTCAAACCGCTGCCAGTTCGCTGTGCAACTTGCTGACGTACAC AGGGGTGAAATCCGTGAATGTAAGagtcgacgaggaggaggacgtgcAGTACGTGCACATGGAGGATCCATCGGCCACGGAAATCACGTTTGTTAGGGCGCCTTGTCCGAGCAAAGAAGTTATGTACGTCGAATGCTCCGAACTTG AGTGCGGCGTGCAACCCCTCCGCGCGAAGAGCGGCATGCGGGGTCTGAATAAGATGGCAGAACCAGGCGATTGGCCCTGGCACGTGGCTCTGTTCAAGGAAGAGGTGCATGTGTGCGACGCCACCCTCGTAGCGGAAAATTGGTTGATCACCACGGCGTCTTGTTTCCAAGG TCAACCGAAAGCAGAGTGGTCCGCGAGAATGGGCACCATTCGACTCTCGAGTACATCGCCGTGGCAGCAGGAACGTAGAATCGTGGGTATGATTAAATCGCCGGTAGAAGGGAGTACCACGGTCTTATTGAAGCTGGATCGACCTGTGAACACGTTTTCGGATTTTGTCAGACCGGTTTGCCTGCCCTCGAATCAGGACCCACCGGCAAACGCGTCACACTGTAACACCCTCGGATGGGCTAGAAATC GCGACCTGCTGCAGAGGGTGCAACTTAGGCATAGCGCGATGGAAAGATGCGAGAATATTAGCATAGCGTCGGTGAACACCGTCTGCACGGAACCCGCCTACTCTACGGACGATTGCAAC GAGGAGGAGCTGGCCGGCAGTCCAATGTTGTGTCTGGAGTCAGACGGCAGCAGATGGGCTTTGATGGGTGTCGGTAGTTGGCGAATAGCTTGCTCTAAAGCTGGTATCGAAAGGCCTCGGTTGTACGATAAAGTTTCGTCGAATATCGCTTGGATAAAGTCTACGATCGAGTGA
- the LOC143374624 gene encoding atrial natriuretic peptide-converting enzyme isoform X1 has protein sequence MNPAMKEERQRIAKVSRGERGAASANISVSTVSTRRFSRAGTPSSILSSDSDIRFTRKLGGQYRCGCCVLAAFLLFLLFSGVSIYLGYTFLTSDPPGDQIFLATFRVVEGDSFASELADPSTEAFRIRSREYRDRLNLIFRRSWLKISFLAAEILALDGSDGGDLVVHFDIRFDPRYQTITTPDVVDILSREISPESSKYLSNLTIDSQSLEVQESIKALNAQVSSQTTVSTPPPTTTAPPPRRCSNLDLSYCKHLPYNVTSYPNVLGHRSLVDVQEDVIAFRELVDAECYRLAYDFVCQVLQPACVPGQPEDLLQLPCRSFCREFWNGCGSRLPDRIKRLLDCSNFPEYADQGGCRAKPGCVQALQAKALSPRICDGVIDCPDLSDEKNCAYCRDGYMHCGIGRTCIPRGKRCDGKVDCTNGSDEKDCLSLAPSLRALKSQPADTPHAARYSSEGFVVFNEKGTIGKLCTANLNATLPATEMETVLQTAASSLCNLLTYTGVKSVNVRVDEEEDVQYVHMEDPSATEITFVRAPCPSKEVMYVECSELECGVQPLRAKSGMRGLNKMAEPGDWPWHVALFKEEVHVCDATLVAENWLITTASCFQGQPKAEWSARMGTIRLSSTSPWQQERRIVGMIKSPVEGSTTVLLKLDRPVNTFSDFVRPVCLPSNQDPPANASHCNTLGWARNRDLLQRVQLRHSAMERCENISIASVNTVCTEPAYSTDDCNEEELAGSPMLCLESDGSRWALMGVGSWRIACSKAGIERPRLYDKVSSNIAWIKSTIE, from the exons ATGAATCCAGCAATGAAAGAGGAGAGACAAAGGATTGCCAAGGTTTCTCGTGGCGAGAGAGGAGCGGCATCTGCAAAT ATCTCGGTGAGCACGGTGAGCACCAGAAGATTCAGCCGTGCCGGGACTCCGAGCTCGATTCTATCATCGGACAGTGACATTCGTTTCACGAGGAAACTCGGTGGACAATACCGCTGCGGTTGCTGCGTGCTGGCCGCGTTTTTGCTCTTCCTCCTGTTTTCGGGGGTCTCCATATACCTGGGCT ACACGTTCCTAACTTCGGACCCGCCAGGAGATCAGATCTTTTTGGCGACATTCCGAGTCGTCGAAGGAGACTCCTTCGCCTCGGAGTTAGCGGATCCTTCCACCGAAGCCTTTCGAATACGGTCCCGAGAGTATCGCGATCGGCTTAATCTAATCTTTCGTCGCAGCTGGCTGAAAATCTCTTTTCTCGCCGCGGAGATTTTAGCGCTAGATGG ATCGGATGGCGGCGATTTGGTAGTGCACTTTGATATTCGATTCGACCCACGATATCAGACGATCACGACGCCCGACGTGGTGGATATTCTGTCACGGGAGATCAGCCCCGAAAGCTCGAAATACTTGAGCAACCTGACGATAGACTCTCAGAGTCTCGAAGTGCAAGAGAGTATAAAGGCTCTGAACGCTCAAGTGAGTTCGCAAACGACCGTTTCAACACCCCCGCCGACGACCACGGCACCTCCTCCCAGACGGTGCAGCAATTTGGACTTGTCCTACTGTAAGCATCTTCCTTACAACGTCACGTCTTATCCGAACGTGTTGGGACACCGTTCGTTGGTTGACGTGCAAGAGGACGTGATCGCTTTCAG AGAACTGGTCGACGCCGAATGTTACCGTTTGGCGTACGATTTTGTGTGCCAAGTTCTGCAGCCAGCGTGCGTACCGGGGCAGCCGGAAGACCTTCTGCAGTTACCGTGCAGGAGCTTCTGCAGAGAGTTCTGGAACGGATGCGGCAGCCGACTTCCGGATAGAATCAAGCGGTTATTGGACTGCTCCAACTTTCCGGAGTACGCGGACCAAGGTGGTTGTAGAGCGAAACCAG GATGCGTGCAAGCGCTTCAAGCGAAAGCATTGTCACCGAGAATTTGCGACGGCGTGATCGACTGCCCTGACCTTTCCGACGAGAAGAATTGCGCTTACTGTCGCGATGGATACATGCACTGCGGCATAGGCAGAACGTGCATTCCACGGGGCAAGAGATGCGATGGAAAAGTGGACTGCACTAACGGCAGCGATGAAAAAGACTGCC TGTCTTTGGCGCCGAGTTTGCGAGCCTTGAAATCTCAACCTGCGGACACTCCACATGCCGCCAGGTACAGTAGCGAAGGCTTCGTGGTGTTCAACGAGAAAGGTACGATCGGCAAACTTTGCACCGCGAATCTTAACGCGACGCTGCCAGCAACGGAAATGGAGACCGTTCTTCAAACCGCTGCCAGTTCGCTGTGCAACTTGCTGACGTACAC AGGGGTGAAATCCGTGAATGTAAGagtcgacgaggaggaggacgtgcAGTACGTGCACATGGAGGATCCATCGGCCACGGAAATCACGTTTGTTAGGGCGCCTTGTCCGAGCAAAGAAGTTATGTACGTCGAATGCTCCGAACTTG AGTGCGGCGTGCAACCCCTCCGCGCGAAGAGCGGCATGCGGGGTCTGAATAAGATGGCAGAACCAGGCGATTGGCCCTGGCACGTGGCTCTGTTCAAGGAAGAGGTGCATGTGTGCGACGCCACCCTCGTAGCGGAAAATTGGTTGATCACCACGGCGTCTTGTTTCCAAGG TCAACCGAAAGCAGAGTGGTCCGCGAGAATGGGCACCATTCGACTCTCGAGTACATCGCCGTGGCAGCAGGAACGTAGAATCGTGGGTATGATTAAATCGCCGGTAGAAGGGAGTACCACGGTCTTATTGAAGCTGGATCGACCTGTGAACACGTTTTCGGATTTTGTCAGACCGGTTTGCCTGCCCTCGAATCAGGACCCACCGGCAAACGCGTCACACTGTAACACCCTCGGATGGGCTAGAAATC GCGACCTGCTGCAGAGGGTGCAACTTAGGCATAGCGCGATGGAAAGATGCGAGAATATTAGCATAGCGTCGGTGAACACCGTCTGCACGGAACCCGCCTACTCTACGGACGATTGCAAC GAGGAGGAGCTGGCCGGCAGTCCAATGTTGTGTCTGGAGTCAGACGGCAGCAGATGGGCTTTGATGGGTGTCGGTAGTTGGCGAATAGCTTGCTCTAAAGCTGGTATCGAAAGGCCTCGGTTGTACGATAAAGTTTCGTCGAATATCGCTTGGATAAAGTCTACGATCGAGTGA
- the LOC143374625 gene encoding pyridoxine/pyridoxamine 5'-phosphate oxidase isoform X1, whose translation MHPRCWCTAYARATYDNGINRLHTASQVGGIKRMSLVQWLIRSARCVIKSVLVRESLSAKESKGPQLSGLARIDQVLDHPVDLFRIWHDEFRRFNPSAPDACCLATVSKDCKVSARNVVLREFDNDGFVIVTDSRSKKVANVENVPHVAMCYLWFHVNEKEQWITKQVRVEGTMKRLEAKDFQHLYDREPLYCKIRSHLCHQGREVSWEDLKQRHDEILESVGRNETGLRMPDHFIAYKLLPTMMEFYFARDQLIGDRIMYQRDTLEDLWEHHRIAA comes from the exons ATGCATCCCCGCTGTTGGTGCACGGCATACGCTCGCGCAACATACGACAACGGTATAAACAGGTTGCATACAGCTAGCCAAGTCGGTGGGATAAAAAGAATG TCGTTGGTGCAGTGGTTGATACGTTCTGCTCGGTGTGTTATTAAATCGGTTCTCGTACGGGAATCGTTATCTGCGAAGGAATCAAAAGGACCGCAGCTCTCCGGCCTGGCAAGAATCGACCAAGTCCTTGACCATCCGGTCGATCTGTTCAGAATCTGGCACGATGAGTTCCGGAGATTCAACCCGAGCGCGCCGGACGCCTGTTGCTTGGCAACTGTTTCAAA AGACTGTAAAGTATCTGCGAGGAATGTCGTTCTTCGAGAATTCGATAACGATGGTTTTGTGATCGTAACGGATAGTCGTAGCAAAAAAGTTGCTAACGTG GAAAACGTCCCGCATGTCGCCATGTGTTATCTCTGGTTTCATGTAAACGAAAAAGAGCAATGGATAACCAAGCAG GTCAGGGTCGAAGGTACCATGAAGAGGTTGGAGGCGAAAGATTTCCAGCATCTGTACGACAGGGAGCCATTGTATTGCAAAATTCGAAGTCACTTGTGCCATCAGGGACGAGAAGTAAGTTGGGAGGACCTGAAACAGAGACACGACGAGATATTAGAATCTGTCGGTAGAAACGAGACCGGATTACGGATGCCGGATCACTT cATCGCCTACAAACTACTCCCGACTATGATGGAATTTTACTTCGCGAGGGATCAACTCATAGGAGATCGAATTATGTATCAGAGAGATACACTGGAAGATTTATGGGAACACCATCGGATTGCTGCCTAG
- the LOC143374625 gene encoding pyridoxine/pyridoxamine 5'-phosphate oxidase isoform X2, with the protein MHPRCWCTAYARATYDNGINRLHTASQVGGIKRMESKGPQLSGLARIDQVLDHPVDLFRIWHDEFRRFNPSAPDACCLATVSKDCKVSARNVVLREFDNDGFVIVTDSRSKKVANVENVPHVAMCYLWFHVNEKEQWITKQVRVEGTMKRLEAKDFQHLYDREPLYCKIRSHLCHQGREVSWEDLKQRHDEILESVGRNETGLRMPDHFIAYKLLPTMMEFYFARDQLIGDRIMYQRDTLEDLWEHHRIAA; encoded by the exons ATGCATCCCCGCTGTTGGTGCACGGCATACGCTCGCGCAACATACGACAACGGTATAAACAGGTTGCATACAGCTAGCCAAGTCGGTGGGATAAAAAGAATG GAATCAAAAGGACCGCAGCTCTCCGGCCTGGCAAGAATCGACCAAGTCCTTGACCATCCGGTCGATCTGTTCAGAATCTGGCACGATGAGTTCCGGAGATTCAACCCGAGCGCGCCGGACGCCTGTTGCTTGGCAACTGTTTCAAA AGACTGTAAAGTATCTGCGAGGAATGTCGTTCTTCGAGAATTCGATAACGATGGTTTTGTGATCGTAACGGATAGTCGTAGCAAAAAAGTTGCTAACGTG GAAAACGTCCCGCATGTCGCCATGTGTTATCTCTGGTTTCATGTAAACGAAAAAGAGCAATGGATAACCAAGCAG GTCAGGGTCGAAGGTACCATGAAGAGGTTGGAGGCGAAAGATTTCCAGCATCTGTACGACAGGGAGCCATTGTATTGCAAAATTCGAAGTCACTTGTGCCATCAGGGACGAGAAGTAAGTTGGGAGGACCTGAAACAGAGACACGACGAGATATTAGAATCTGTCGGTAGAAACGAGACCGGATTACGGATGCCGGATCACTT cATCGCCTACAAACTACTCCCGACTATGATGGAATTTTACTTCGCGAGGGATCAACTCATAGGAGATCGAATTATGTATCAGAGAGATACACTGGAAGATTTATGGGAACACCATCGGATTGCTGCCTAG